A stretch of Vigna angularis cultivar LongXiaoDou No.4 chromosome 4, ASM1680809v1, whole genome shotgun sequence DNA encodes these proteins:
- the LOC108341311 gene encoding uncharacterized protein LOC108341311 isoform X2, producing the protein MYSFTVKPFFVPQFISSSSSSSTSTSSSSISLASFSSRSLSSISFSRNSKHRGRFGLKVEAYDSSNNDASKPSSAGDSKPPNGTLSKSRREILLEYVKNVQPEFMELFVKRAPQQVVDAMRQTVTNMIGTLPPQFFAVTITTVAENLAQLMYSVIMTGYMFRNAQYRLELQESLEQVAALPDVQDKKVLTSRRRACYWVKENIIVSSSCFSLPLYIQYGFKSITSWFFGHGGFFFIPLPHSVSASVVPSLSPVTLLIPLQRNSIKIIFCFGENEFNL; encoded by the exons ATGTATTCCTTCACTGTGAAACCCTTTTTCGTACCtcaatttatttcttcttcttcttcttcttcaacttctactTCCTCCTCTTCAATTTCTCTCGCCTCCTTCTCATCTCGTTCTCTCTCATCAATTAGCTTTTCCAGAAATTCAAAGCACAGAGGAAGGTTTGGTCTGAAAGTTGAAGCTTATGATTCCTCCAACAACGACGCTTCTAAACCTTCAAGTGCTGGCGATTCCAAACCCCCTAATGGCACTTTG TCAAAGAGCAGGAGAGAAATTTTACTGGAATATGTCAAGAACGTGCAGCCAGAATTTATGGAATTGTTTGTGAAAAGAGCGCCTCAACAG GTTGTGGATGCAATGCGCCAAACAGTGACAAATATGATTGGAACACTGCCCCCTCAATTTTTTGCTGTAACAATTACCACT GTAGCTGAAAATCTTGCACAGCTCATGTACAGTGTCATAATGACTGGATACATGTTCAGGAATGCACAATACCGTTTGGAGTTGCAAGAAAGTTTGGAACAAGTTGCTGCCCTGCCAGATGTGCAAGATAAAAAG GTGTTGACTAGTAGAAGAAGAGCTTGTTATTGGGTGAAGGAGAATATAAtagtttcttcttcttgtttctCTCTTCCTCTGTATATTCAATATGGTTTCAAGAGCATAACATCTTGGTTCTTTGGTCATGGTGGATTCTTCTTCATCCCTCTGCCACACTCTGTTTCTGCTTCAGTGGTTCCTTCACTCTCACCAGTCACTCTTCTCATTCCATTGCAGAGAAACTCAATTAAGATAATTTTCTGCTTTGGAGAGAACGAATTCAACTTGTGA